The sequence gatgggttctgatcatattttgttcagtatTTTCTCtctttatgtcgatatgttcaaatttttaggctactagaccatctttggacaataacaaacacatcaacaacagggaacgacatttgttttgatgCAACGAGCTATTTTGAATCTAGTACCCAtctcaattttccttccattcctcgatatctccctatctcgatggtcccttcaatatcgagatgtggagaggcgctTAATAAccgattcggccaaacgtccattcggctaaagctatgtccatttagaatccggaacaataaaatcatctgtatctcgataacggattgacgtacaaataaggtacaagggtaattcactgtactttaaggaaaaattattgatacaaatacataatttcttcttgtttctaatgaaaattcgcaccttcttcttttttcctctcatcaaaagttgcacacctccggagtcaacttccttggcatatttgttccacattttggtcatctgagtcgcatCCCgggctgtttttccacttttcttaagcttccgcttcattacagTCCAAAATGTCtagatgggccggagctgtgggcagttgcgtggatttatgttttaatcgatgaaatcttcgttattatcgcggtaccactggatgacttcccggctgtagtggcaactcgccaaatctggccaaaacttcacgggacctttatgggctttatggaagctcgaccgcggtttttgagacattcctccttgtacagcttcgagttcatcgtcttattcgtcacaaacacttaggtctttgccccacagttgcatatcccttgccaaaatcattcgtttgtccaaaaagcaaacttaaacttcgcaggaactactcctcgtgccgttaCCGTGTAgaatttttgacgtaggttccatcgtcgataaGCAGGATTAGCAACGTgagtgtgcagatttttttctctcctttcggcttccatctggaataatttttgacacgctgcacgaaacttcgtgaaatttataccacagcaagtgggcgcctaggtagacaaaccgctgtaaaagaatttttttagcggtcactttccgtgccgctgcaatacaataaatgattccggattctaaatggacatagctttacatGAATTTTAGCTTAACGTGTTCTTATTAATAAACCCTAAGCTGTGATGCGGCAGACAGTCCTACAAAAAAGTAGAAGATCTGCTCTTATAATGTGAAAAACaagaataataataaatcaattttacttTCTGAATATGTATACATCAAATATATTTGTACTATTATACAACACGGAACGAATCGCCTATTTCATTATCTAAGTTGTCTTGCTAAGAGAAGTACCTGTTTAATAATGATGGCTATTGAGCGAGAGACCATGATGCGAAATTGGGGCGGCAATGTGGGAGATATGCGCAATTGGTGCTGCCTGGTGCGAGATGGTGGCATGATGCACTGGAGCGACAGCATGAGAAGCAATATGCACTGGCTGGGCAATGACTTTGTGCACTGGCTGGGCGATCTTCACGTGCGTTGGCTCCCGACGAACGACAGCATTGAATCCGGAGTGATGATCGGCGTGGTAGTCAACAATGCGCTGATGTCCATCAGAATCAATCAGACTGTACTGTCCGTGGACCTCATCTCCGTGGCGTGTCTCATGTTGGCTCTTGATGTCTCCGGTGTGTTCATCATGGACTGCGTAGGAGAATTCGTAATTAGCCGGGGCGTGTTGCTCAACTTCTTTTACGATGGTGTGGTGGACAGGTGCGGCGTGAATTGCAGCCACATGATGCACCGGAGCAGCTTGAATAGCAGCCAAGTGATGAACTGGAGCGGCATGGTGATGTTGGATTGACTGATGTGAAGAAGCGTATCCATGCTCTGGAATCAATCCAGCGCTGGCAGCTGCGACCAAGGTGGCTAACAGAACAAACTATAGAAAAaacttttataaatatttaaaaacgtCACACATCTATCGGAGACTTACTTTGAATGCCATTTTGAAATTGCCTTTACTGAAGAACTTATTCTCGATGAATGATGCTAAGGATAACGATTTCACCACTTTTATACCACCCAAAGCAAGAATTTTCTTAACGAATTTTACACACCATTATTATGGTGTCCAGCTGCCCTTGATGACAGCGTTCAACTTTCTCTGTACAAGCGAGCCTCCATACCAGCCTTCAAAACACACCCGCGAAAACTATTTTCGGATTTCCATCCACTGTGACCGCCCGCACCGGTGACCACCGgtcggaacattttttttcatttttgaggCATACCAACTTGTATGCCTACAAGATTGAAACCGGTTACACAATATAGAGCAGGTAGTAGTCGACTGTGTTTTGCATCgcaaaatcacagacaacaaaATCAATTCAGCATTTTTGTTTCGGAAGGGTTCAAGTTTCAGAACTTTTTTGTGAATTACTCAATAATTAGAATGTATCAAACAACCACGAAAAGGGTTTACCCTCTTCTACCTATCGGAACtggaaaatttaatttactacTAGCATAAAATACTTGATAACGTTTACAAATTAGGCCTTGGTAATACAAAAGTATTGAACAAAGATCAGTTACCTTCGATTTAATTACATCGAATAAAAAGAAACAGATTGATTCGAGACATTGCTTTCGCATCATATTAGTTTATTTTCAACTACATCGATTAACTGTACACTAGAACTATTCACCTCGCTCAACTATCTTTAATTTTTCAGGGCGTTAAACCATACATGCTAAAATATAACCAATCTAAGCGATGCACTGATCTATCACAGATTTGTAGTTTTGATTTTCTCTCTCTCTAGTTTAACATTACAGTTAACATCTCTGGT comes from Armigeres subalbatus isolate Guangzhou_Male chromosome 2, GZ_Asu_2, whole genome shotgun sequence and encodes:
- the LOC134212346 gene encoding cuticle protein 8-like; its protein translation is MAFKFVLLATLVAAASAGLIPEHGYASSHQSIQHHHAAPVHHLAAIQAAPVHHVAAIHAAPVHHTIVKEVEQHAPANYEFSYAVHDEHTGDIKSQHETRHGDEVHGQYSLIDSDGHQRIVDYHADHHSGFNAVVRREPTHVKIAQPVHKVIAQPVHIASHAVAPVHHATISHQAAPIAHISHIAAPISHHGLSLNSHHY